The nucleotide sequence GTTGCAGCGCCAGCGGTCAGCACTGATCAGGCTGCAGAGGAGTTGATCCGGATCCTCGAGGACGACACGGCGCGGGCGGCCTTGATCGAGCGATTGAAGCAGACGGCGCCCGAGGCGGTTGAGGAAACGCCTGAGGTCATCACCGACTTCAGCATTGCCCGGCGCCTGGCAGAATATACCCGCAGCGTCGCCGAGGGCGCTTCCGGGACTGTGCGGGCGCTCGGCGGTGTCTTCGTCAATTTTCAGCAGGCTTTCAGCGGTGCTCTCAGTGCTGACTATGCGGGGCTGCGAGAGCTCCTCATCAATCTCGTTACCGTCGCCATAGGTCTCTTCGGTAGCTTCCTGATCCTGCGGCTCATTGCCAATGCTATCATTGCCCGCCTGGCGCAACGCGCATTGAACCAGCGCGGGTTCCGACGCTTTGGCTCTATCGGTATGGCACTCCTCATTGATGCCGTCACTGTCGTGCTGGCTTGGGCGCTCGGTTACATCCTGGCGCTCAACGCCGGGACCTATCCCAATGGTCAGATGGGGATCAATCAGACGCTCCTGCTGAACGCGTTCCTGATCGTGGAGCTGAGCAAGCTGGTGATCAGGACCGTCCTGGCGCCGCGGTTTACCGCGCTGCGCTTGCTTCCGGTGGGGGACGACAACGCCGCCTATTGGTCGTTCTGGTCGAGCCACATCCTGTCACTGCTTGGCTATACCTTCCTCTTCATCTCCCCGATGCTGACCGGGATCATTTCGGTATCAGCGGCTGCCGCTGTTCAGGTGCTGGTGATGGCGACCACAATCACCATCGGCATCATCATTGTTCTTCAGAACAAGGACGACGTGCGCAACTGGCTGGCGGAGGTATCGGCACGCCGGAACCATGACGGGCTTGGCCGGCTGGTCGCGTCCGTCGGCCACCACTGGCATGTCCTCGCGATCGCCTATCTTCTGGCGCTTCTGGTGGTGTGGTTCGCAAACCCTGACGAGGCGCTGCCGTTCATGCTGGGGGCTACTGCGCAGTCCCTTATCGCCGTGGCGGTCGGCTCGCTGATCATTACCTTCATCAGCCGGTTCGTCACGGTGGGGCTGAGGCTTCCGGACGATGTGCGCAACCGCCTGCCGCTGCTGGAGACCCGCCTCCAGGCCTTCGTTCCGGGGGTCATGACGGTGGTACGCTGGCTGGTAATCGGCTGCATCCTTGTCTCGATCGGCCAGATATGGGGCCTGTTCAATTTCGTTGACTGGATCGCCAGCGACGAGGGGCTGTATGTGGCCGGATCGATTGTGTCGGCCGCGCTTATCGTCCTCGTTGCCATTATCCTGCATGTCGTTGTGGCGTCCTGGGTTGAGTATCGCCTCAATACGCAGACGGGCAAGATGCCCACGCCGCGTGAAAAAACGCTCCTTAATCTCTTCAAAAACGCGTTCTCCATTGCCCTTGCCATTTTCGGGACGATGCTGGCGCTGGCGCAGATCGGGGTCAATATTGCGCCGCTTCTCGCCGGTGCCGGTGTGGTCGGTCTTGCCATTGGTTTTGGTGCGCAGAAGCTGGTCCAGGACATCATCACCGGCATTTTCATTCAGTTCGAGAATGTCATGAATGAAGGCGATGCCGTGGAAGTCGCAGGGCGGTCTGGGGTCGTGGAGAAGCTCACTATCCGTTCGGTCACCATTCGGGACATGACCGGCACTATCCACCTCATTCCCTTCTCATCGGTCGACCAAGTGTCGAACATGGTTCGCGGCTTCTCGTTCTATGTGGCCGAGTTCGAGGTCGCCTATGACAGCGACATCGAGGCGGTGAAGAAGACGATGCGGGACGCGTTCGACGGGCTGATGGAAACCGACCATAGCGCCGTCATTCTTGACGATCTCGATCTGCCTGGGCTGATTGCGCTTACCCCCGCGTCGATGAAGCTGCGCGCGCGCATCAAGACGCTGGCGGGCAAGCAGTGGGGGCCAGGACGCTTTTACTCTGAGACCGTCAAGCGCCTCTTTGCCGAACGCGGCATCCGCACGCCGACACCGCGAGTGTCCTATGTGCCGGGGGCATCTGGCCTGATCGAGGCTGATCCGGCGGCGAGCTGAGTGCAAGCACAGCATCGTGATGGGCCTCGGCCCGTCACGGGCAATGCCTTAAGCTCATCTTAATTGAATAGGTTAAAATAGAGATACGCGGTCCCGGGGGCGAGGAGCGCGGCCGGGGGCATGTGTTCCTACGGCGATCGGGGTGCCGACTGCGGCACGCCTTCTATTTTCTTGTACACGCGTATTGAGGCCCTGATGAGCAAGGCAAACTCCATCTTCCCAAAGGTTCGAAGCTTCCTCGCCGCGACGGCGATGCTTGGGGTGCTGGGCATGGCTGTACCGGGTGCAGCGCAGGCGAGCACGTCCGATTTCGTTCGTGGGCTCTGGCCCGAGGCGCAGGCCATGGGTGTAAGCCGCCAGGCTTTTGAAGCCTCGTTCGCGTCCTATTCGCCCAGTTCCAAAGTGATGGAGCTGACGCGCAAGCAGCCAGAATTTACCCAGACGGTGCAGCAGTATCTCGACAAGCGCATCACCGCCGCGCAGGCCAGCAAGGGGCAGGCGATGCGCCGGGAATGGGCGCAGACGCTCGCCGCTGCGCAGCAGCGATCGGGTGTGCAGCCGGAAATCGTTCTCGCCATCTGGGGCATGGAGACCAATTTCGGCGGGTTTATGGGGGGCAATAACACCATCCATGCCCTCGCCACTCTCACCCAAAACGGCTACCGGACAGATTTCTTCCGCAAGGAGTTGCTGACTGCCCTGCGCATCGTTTCGGATGGGCATGTAAGCCCTGGCAACATGGTCGGCTCCTGGGCCGGAGCCATGGGGCATACCCAGTTCATGCCGACCAGTTTTGCGCGCTATGCCGTTGATTTCAATGGCGATGGCCGGAAGGACATCTGGAACTCCATTCCTGACGCACTCGGTTCGACAGCGAACTATCTCAACGCCTTTGGCTGGCGTAATGGCGAGACCTGGGGCTATGAGGTCAAGATACCGAACGGCTTTGATTTCGCGACCGCCCGTCAGATGGAAAAGGCGCCACTGAGCCGTTGGCAGCAGATGGGCATCAGCCGTGTCTCCGGTCGCGCCTTCCCCCGCGAGCAGGATATGGCCCGGCTCTATATGCCGGCCGGGGCCAATGGTCCTGCCTTCCTGCTGCTGCCGAACTTCGATGTGATCAAGCGTTACAATAATTCGGACAGCTATGCGCTGGCGGTCGGACACCTCGCGGATCGGATCATCGGCGGCGGTAGTTTTGCAACGCCCTGGCCGAGCGGGGACTATGCGCTGACCAAGGCGCAGCGGGCCGAAGTGCAGAGCCTGCTGGCTCGGGCAGGCTATGACGTCGGCTCTCCCGATGGCGTCATCGGGCCCAAGACCCGTGCGGCGGTGATGGCCTACCAGGCCCGGATCGGCGTGGCGGCGGACGGGCATGTTTCCGGCCTCCTCCTCGAGCGGCTGAAGCGCTGATCACGAAGTCTGAATGTTAATCTTTCATTAACCAGGCTGGCGCACATTCGGGGTGCTTAAGCAGAGGGCAGGCACAGCGACCGCCTGCGGCGCGCCTGCCCTCGCCCAGCTCTCCGTCATAAATTGGCTGGCTTTGCGTTGCACTTCCGTGCCAACGCCTTACCCACTTGAGTCCGCATCTTCATGGTCAGATTTCGCTACGCTTTCGTCGCGCTCGTCACTGCGGTCCTGGCCTTCGCCAGTCCGGCCCATGCGCTGTCGATGATGGACCCCTTCAATATTCCGGGGGCCATGGATGGAGGGACGGCAAAGGTCGGCGACGGGATCGCCTATGCCGACGGATTGCGCCACAAGCTCGACGTCTATGCGCCCGAACAGCGGGGCGCTGCGGCACCGGTCGTCTTCTTCATCTATGGCGGCGGCTGGAACCGGGGTGAACGCTCCGACTATCAGTTCGTGGGACGCGCTCTGGCCGCACGCGGCTTCGTTACGGTGATCGCCGATTATCGGCTGGTGCCGGAGGTGCGCTACCCGTCGTTCCTCGAAGACAATGCCAACGCCTTGCGCTGGGTGCAGGACAATATCGCCAATTATGGTGGCGATCCCAATCGGCTTTTCCTCGCTGGTCATTCGGCCGGCGCCTACAACGCGGTGATGTTGGCGCTCGATCCGTCGTTTCTGCGCGAATATGGCGTGACCATGCCGATCCTCGCCGTTGGGGCGCTGTCGGGACCCTATGACTTCTATCCCTTCGAATATGGTGAAGTGCGTGAGGCCTTTGGGCAGGCGCCGAGCCCGGAAGGGACACAGCCGATCAATCTGATTACCGCCGAGGCGCCGCCAATGTATCTGGCGACCGGCACCAGCGATCCAATCGTGCGCATGCAGAATACCGAGCGCTTTGCCCAGCGCCTGCGGGAGCAGGGAGTCTGGGTGACCACCCAGTTCTATGAGGGGTTTGGTCATATGGAGCCGGTGATTGCCATGGGCGCGCTGTGGCGCTGGCGCATGCCGGTACTCGAGGACATGACCAATTTCTTCCACCAGTTCGGCGCGTTCCCGAGTGGGGTTCCCTATCTGGCGGTCGCGCCTGAAGCGCCCGAAATGCTGCCCGACGCCATCGCGCCGATGGACCAGATCATCACCCAGCTCGACGCCATGTTCCAGAAGATCGAGGAATAGAGCGGGCGCTCAGAATCAGGCACTGTCGGGGGATGGGAGACCATCTTCGCTATAGCGGTGCCGATCCAGAGACACAGCAGCGCGTGCTGATCGGGATCGTGCGCGCGCAGCCGCATCTGATGCGCATCCTTGAGGGGATGCGGACACTGGCGCTGCCGGACGCCTTGCTCGGGTCTGGCGCGATTTACAATACCGTCTGGAATACCCTCACTCATCGTCCGCCGCTTACCGGCATCAAGGACGCCGACGTGGTTTATTTCGACGCGGGGGATCGCTCCTATGAGGCGGAGGACGCGATCATCAGGAAAGCGCAGGTTGAGTTCGCTGCGCTTCCGATCCCGGTCGAGGTGCGGAACCAGGCGCGGGTGCATCTGTGGTTTCCGGAAAAATTCGGTGTGCCCTATCCTGAGCTTAGCTGCAGCGCCGACATGATGCTGAACTTTGCTTCCAAGACCCATGCCGTTGCCGTGCGCCTCGAAGATGACGGTGCAATTTCGGTACACGCCCCCTTTGGCCTGGACGACATTTTTGCTTTCGGATCACGCCCAACACCCGGCTCGACAATGCGAGAACTCATGCTGAAAAGGCGGCGCGGGCCAAGCGTGTCTGGCCGGAATTGACCGTTATCGACTGGCCCAAGGCGGGCGCTGTCTAGGGGCCGACAGGCTCGATCGTGACCGATGCGGCGGAACGCCGGTTGGGTCCGTGATAGACCGCCTCGATATTGTTTCCGTCCGGGTCGATGACGAAAGCCGCATAATAGCCGGGGTGATAGGAGCGTTCGCCAGGCGCGCCGTTGTCGACCCCGCCGGCCGCAAGTGCCGCGCGATGAAAGGCGGCTACGGTCTCGGGATCTGCAGCCTGAAACGCCAGATGGACATGGGTGGACTGGCTCGCTCCGTCAGCAGCGTCGACGAAGAGCTCATCGACCTGAAACCAACTGCCGCCCGAGGCGGTTATCGGGACGCTGAGAACAGACAGTATGGCGTCATAAAACGCCCGCGTTTTCGCGAAATCGCGCGCTCTTAAATGCACATGGTCAATCAGACGCCCGGTGTGGAACATGCCCGGTTCCTCGTGGTGGTTTCACCCTCACAAAAGAAAACGCCCGGCTGGTGCCGGGCGTTGCAATCATTCAGCTTCGTCAGCCGAGGCCGCGTTGAGCTGGCCGTATTTTTCAGGCCCGATCTTGTCGAGCAATTCAAGCTGGGTCTCGAGGAAGTCGATGTGGCCTTCCTCATCGGTCAGCAGGGCTTCGAACAGGTTCTTGGAGACATAGTCCCCAAGCTGTTCGCACAATTCGCGGCTGGCCTTATAGGCGGCGCGAGCTTCGTATTCACCCGCGAGGTCAGCCTCGAGCACTTCCTTGATGTTCTGGCCGATGCGCAGCGGCGCGACGCGCTGCAGATTGGGATGGCCTTCCAGGAAGATGATGCGCTCGATCAGGCGATCGGCATGATGCATCTCTTCGATGGATTCAGCGCGCTCCTTGGCGGCAAGCTTCTTGTAGCCCCAGTCGTCCAGCAGGCGAAAGTGCACCCAATACTGGTTGACGGCGCCGAGTTCTAGAAAGAGCGCTTCGTTAAGCCGCTCGATGACCTGTGCTTCGCCTTTCACGTCGTACTCCACTGCGTTGCTGCTTTAGCTTTTCCAACCCGGTCTGGAAGGTGACAATGTCACCAGGCGGATGAGCGTGCTGGGCGTGATAAGTCTCGGTGACGCGGACGATAATGTCCACCAAATTTGGTACGCAGCCCGCGCATTTCGCGCGTCGGTTGAGTTCGCTATAGACTTTGGCGGGCACCACGAGCTGCCAGGGATCAGCCTTGAGCAAATCGAGAACAATGTCCTCGATCTCTTTCGACGTAATCATGTTGCATTGGCAGACGAGCATGGCGTGGCCCGGAGGAGGTCGTATCAACGGCCGCAATAAACGGATTTCATAGGTGATTGTCAACGTCATAAATTGTCGCGCGCAGGACGTGATCGGCATCGGCTGGGGGCTTTCCCTTCCGAGCCAGACTGGCAATAGTGACGTAATGATCTTGGAGAAGAGGCGTGAGGAAGATGTCGCAGTCGCTGAAAGCCACGATGGGGTTAGTGAGCCTTCTGGTCTCGCCCGTGCTGATGCCGCTGGCGGCGCAGGCCGGGCCCGCCGCCGACGCCTGTGCTGCCGAGGCGGCGAGCCAGTATGAGATCGGCTACGAAGACATCGGACGGGATAGCTGGGCGATAGAGCCCACGAGGGCGATCGCGGCCTGCACGCGGGCTCTCAAGAGTGAACCGGGCTCGATCGAGGTCAAAGGCTGGCTGGGACGGGCTCATTTTTCCGCCGGCGATACGGCCAGCGCGCTTCCGCTGCTTGAGGAGGCGGCCGCAGGTGGACACGTGGTTGCGCTCGCCATTCTGGGGGACATGCTGATCACCGGCGATGGTGTCGACGTCGATATGGAACGGGGCGCGGAACTGCTGATGGAGGGGGCAGAAGCCGGCTATGCGCTTGCCCAGAACAGCCTTGGCCTCTCCTACGACTTCGGTGAGGGCGTTGAGCAGGACTATGATGAGGCGGCCCGATGGTACAGGGCCGCCGCTGAGCAGGGCATGGCGAAGGCGCAATCCAATCTTGGGCTGATGTATCAGGAAGGCCTTGGCGCGCCGCAGGATTATACGGCAGCCGCGGCCTGGTTCGAGAAGGCGGCTGCGCAGGGGGATGCCTCCGGCCAGGTCAATCTCGGCAAGGTGCTCCAGGACGGGCTCGGGCATCCGGTCGATATGGACCGCGCCGCTGATCTTTACGCCGCCGCTGCCGAGCAGGGCGACATGTATGGCCAGAACAATTTAGGCTTTCTGCTCGAAAATGGGCTCGGGGTGGATGCGGACCTCGTGGAAGCTGCGGCCTATTATGAGAAGGCTGCCGGTCAGGGCATGGCGCTGGCCAAGCATAATTTGGCGCTGCTCTATGAAGACGGGCGCGGCGTGAAGCAGGATTACAAACGCGGGCTCGAACTTTATCGCGAGGCCGCGGAAGGCGGAGAAATGCGTGCCGCTGTCAATCTGGGGCTCCTCTATCTTGACGGCAACGGCACCGATGTCGATTACGAAGAGGCGCTGAAATGGACCAAGCTGGCGGCGGACGCCGGCCAGCCGATCGGCCTCAACAATATGGGGCACATCTATGAAAATGGTTTCGGAGTGGACGTCGATCTTGCGCTGGCCCGCCAGTATTACCAGCTCGCGTCCAACCAGGGCTATGAGCTCGCAGTCGACAATCTCACCCGGCTGACTGGCGGCAAGACCAAGACGAAATAACCGCCGGACCCTAGGACGGCATGTCGCCGCGATGTCGGGCGGCCAGCACCGCGGCGGAGGCTGCGGTGCGATGGGCTGTGGAGAAGAACTCGCGATGGGCAAGGATGACTATGGTGGCGATGCAGGCCAGTACGCCGAGCCATTCCGACACGAACCACGCCACCGATGCGGCCGCGAAATAATAGGCGCGGATGCCGCTGTTGAAGTTTTTGGCGCCAAGGGCGTTCATGCGCGTGATGGCGTCTATCTCGGCGTCAGACGTCACGCGGTCGTGGTCGAGTGCGCCGAGCATGATGCAGTAGTGGTTGAACTGCCGCAGGGAGAGCGTGAAGGCGAAAAAGGCCAGCACGAACATGGCCAGCATAACGATGAGATGGATCTGTACTTCGCTGACGGTGATCGGATGGGCTGAGGGCAGAGATTTCAGTGCGTCCATCAGAGCCGGGATCTGACCGAAAAGCGCAAAAACGGCCAGAACCAGCAGAACCGAGGTTGAGGCGAGAAAACTCACCGAGTTCATGATGTTGCCGGAGAGGATAGCGTCGAACGGGGTTTCCCGTCGCGCCGCATTGTGCACCCAACGTCGGCGCTGAGTATTCATGATGGTCGAGAGCGAGGCGTACCGTTTTTCGATCTGCGGCACGATCAGATTGTAGGCGAAATAGGCCAGCAGCGGAAAAATGGAAGTGAAAAACGTTGTCACATCAGGCCTCGGCAGCATGTTCGCTGCCCTGTTTATAGCGCAGTTTTATCGGTGCGGGATGGCCCGCACCGATTTACACCGATGCTTCAGATCGGGCGGGGATAGCGACGGTTAATGGCGTCGATCTCTGCCAGTACCTCGGCGGTGAGGGTGAGTTCCCTTGCCGCCAGGATGTGGTCGAGCTGTTCGATGCTGGTGGCGCCGATAATGGTCGAGGTCATGAACGGTCGGCTGCGGCAGAAGGCGATAGACATCTGCACGGGGTCGAGCCCGTGGCGGGCGGCGAGAGCATGGTATTCCTTGGCGGCGCGCTCGGAATGTTCGTTCAGGCGCCAGAAGCCCTTCTGATAGTCCTTGCGGCTGCCCTTGGGCATGGCGCCGTCGAAATATTTCCCCGTCAGCAGCCCCGCGGCGAGTGGCGAATAGGCGAGCAGCCCCACATCCTCGTGGTGGCTGACCTCAGCCATGTCGAGATCGAACTGACGGCGCAGCAGGCTATATTCATTCTGGATCGAGGCGAGGCGCGGATAGCCCTTGGCTTCGGCGATGGCGAGATATTGCATCACGCCCCAGCTCGTCTCGTTCGACACGCCGATGTGGCGGATTTTGCCCTGGGCTACGAGGTCGCCCAAAGCCTCGAGCATATCTTCCAAATTGGCGAGAACGTCGGACGTATCCTGCTTGTGCGGCTGATAGGTCCAGGAGCCGTCGAAATTATAGCTGCCGCGGCTCGCCCAATGGATCTGGTAGAGATCGATATAGTCGGTCTTGAGACGCTTCAGGCTCGCCTCGACCGCCTCGCGAATGGACGGACCGTCAGCGCGATGGCCATTGCGCAGATGGGGGCTGCCGCCGCCGCCGATCTTGGAGGCGAGGATCCAGCTGTCGCGGTCGCCGTTGGCTTGGAACCAGTTGCCGATGATCTCCTCGGTCCAGCCGCTCGTCTCTACGCTGCCCGGAACGGCGTAGAGTTCGGCCGTGTCCATGAAGTTGATGCCGATATCCCGTGCGCGGGCGATCTGAGCGTGTCCTTCTGCCTCGGTGTTCTGGCTGCCCCAGGTCATTGTGCCAAGGCAGATATCGGTCACCTTGAGATCGGTTCGGCCAAGCGTCTTCAGGTCCATCGTGGATCGGCTCTTTTGCGGTTGATCAGGAAGGCGAATGCTAGTCTGCGCCGGGCGTTAGGCGGAAGGGCGGATTGGCCCGGGTGTGTCCATTTTCCGGGCGATGGAAAGTTATCCACACCCCGGGCCCGCCATTCTCCCGGTTTCCGGGGGTTTGACGAGCCAATCTCAAAAAAGCGTGCGTCATTGCGAGATAGGGGTTGAGCTTGGCCGAAGCACCCCCTATATACCCCTCACACCGGCCGAAACGCTGGTGAGTGACGCGGGGTGGAGCAGCCCGGTAGCTCGTCAGGCTCATAACCTGAAGGCCGCAGGTTCAAATCCTGCCCCCGCAACCAAAAAAAACCCGCCTGGTCCCAGACCCGGCGGGTTTTTCCTTTTTAGGGCCTTTTCCAAGGTGCCCTCGGCGTCGTTCCCTAGCATCTTGCCACTTCAGCCGATCTCACATGCGACGCTCTGCTTGACGGGAACGATGGGGCAGGAAACAACGGCACCAGCAGTTCGTCCTCCTGCGCTGCATGTCGATACAAAGTGAGTGCCGATGATACTCCCCCGATCGCCCTCCAGCGGCCTTGAGGCCGTTATTGGCCAGGGCGCAAGGCGCAAGTCCCATCACTACAGCGAATTGTTGACCTCGGCCCTGCCGGGAATGCTGAGCGCCTCGCTTTGTGCGGTCGTTATCTATGTCCTGGTGATGATGGCTGCCGGTCGGACGGACTGGAACAATATTCTCATCGTTGCGGCCGTGCTCGGGGTCATTCCCGTCATTGCGGTCAGCCTGCTGGTGGTGGCAGGGCGGCGCAGCCATCCGTTCTCGCTGGCGCTGGCGGTGACGATCTTTGCAACGTGTCTGTCGATCTCAATCATTGCCGCTACGCGTATTCCGGTGAGTTTCCTCGGCATCGGGCTGAGCCTGCCGACGACGCTTCTCGGTGTGACGGTTGCTAACCTCGCTATGGCGCGCTCCCTGACGCGCCGCGTCGGCCTGCTCGATTTTCCGGATGCGCCCGATATTGCCAGGCGGCTCG is from Devosia sp. SD17-2 and encodes:
- the bfr gene encoding bacterioferritin, with amino-acid sequence MKGEAQVIERLNEALFLELGAVNQYWVHFRLLDDWGYKKLAAKERAESIEEMHHADRLIERIIFLEGHPNLQRVAPLRIGQNIKEVLEADLAGEYEARAAYKASRELCEQLGDYVSKNLFEALLTDEEGHIDFLETQLELLDKIGPEKYGQLNAASADEAE
- a CDS encoding tetratricopeptide repeat protein, which codes for MSQSLKATMGLVSLLVSPVLMPLAAQAGPAADACAAEAASQYEIGYEDIGRDSWAIEPTRAIAACTRALKSEPGSIEVKGWLGRAHFSAGDTASALPLLEEAAAGGHVVALAILGDMLITGDGVDVDMERGAELLMEGAEAGYALAQNSLGLSYDFGEGVEQDYDEAARWYRAAAEQGMAKAQSNLGLMYQEGLGAPQDYTAAAAWFEKAAAQGDASGQVNLGKVLQDGLGHPVDMDRAADLYAAAAEQGDMYGQNNLGFLLENGLGVDADLVEAAAYYEKAAGQGMALAKHNLALLYEDGRGVKQDYKRGLELYREAAEGGEMRAAVNLGLLYLDGNGTDVDYEEALKWTKLAADAGQPIGLNNMGHIYENGFGVDVDLALARQYYQLASNQGYELAVDNLTRLTGGKTKTK
- a CDS encoding DUF599 domain-containing protein, encoding MTTFFTSIFPLLAYFAYNLIVPQIEKRYASLSTIMNTQRRRWVHNAARRETPFDAILSGNIMNSVSFLASTSVLLVLAVFALFGQIPALMDALKSLPSAHPITVSEVQIHLIVMLAMFVLAFFAFTLSLRQFNHYCIMLGALDHDRVTSDAEIDAITRMNALGAKNFNSGIRAYYFAAASVAWFVSEWLGVLACIATIVILAHREFFSTAHRTAASAAVLAARHRGDMPS
- a CDS encoding (2Fe-2S)-binding protein, giving the protein MLVCQCNMITSKEIEDIVLDLLKADPWQLVVPAKVYSELNRRAKCAGCVPNLVDIIVRVTETYHAQHAHPPGDIVTFQTGLEKLKQQRSGVRRERRSTGHRAA
- a CDS encoding lytic murein transglycosylase yields the protein MSKANSIFPKVRSFLAATAMLGVLGMAVPGAAQASTSDFVRGLWPEAQAMGVSRQAFEASFASYSPSSKVMELTRKQPEFTQTVQQYLDKRITAAQASKGQAMRREWAQTLAAAQQRSGVQPEIVLAIWGMETNFGGFMGGNNTIHALATLTQNGYRTDFFRKELLTALRIVSDGHVSPGNMVGSWAGAMGHTQFMPTSFARYAVDFNGDGRKDIWNSIPDALGSTANYLNAFGWRNGETWGYEVKIPNGFDFATARQMEKAPLSRWQQMGISRVSGRAFPREQDMARLYMPAGANGPAFLLLPNFDVIKRYNNSDSYALAVGHLADRIIGGGSFATPWPSGDYALTKAQRAEVQSLLARAGYDVGSPDGVIGPKTRAAVMAYQARIGVAADGHVSGLLLERLKR
- a CDS encoding nucleotidyltransferase family protein codes for the protein MLIGIVRAQPHLMRILEGMRTLALPDALLGSGAIYNTVWNTLTHRPPLTGIKDADVVYFDAGDRSYEAEDAIIRKAQVEFAALPIPVEVRNQARVHLWFPEKFGVPYPELSCSADMMLNFASKTHAVAVRLEDDGAISVHAPFGLDDIFAFGSRPTPGSTMRELMLKRRRGPSVSGRN
- a CDS encoding VOC family protein, with amino-acid sequence MFHTGRLIDHVHLRARDFAKTRAFYDAILSVLSVPITASGGSWFQVDELFVDAADGASQSTHVHLAFQAADPETVAAFHRAALAAGGVDNGAPGERSYHPGYYAAFVIDPDGNNIEAVYHGPNRRSAASVTIEPVGP
- a CDS encoding alpha/beta hydrolase, with amino-acid sequence MVRFRYAFVALVTAVLAFASPAHALSMMDPFNIPGAMDGGTAKVGDGIAYADGLRHKLDVYAPEQRGAAAPVVFFIYGGGWNRGERSDYQFVGRALAARGFVTVIADYRLVPEVRYPSFLEDNANALRWVQDNIANYGGDPNRLFLAGHSAGAYNAVMLALDPSFLREYGVTMPILAVGALSGPYDFYPFEYGEVREAFGQAPSPEGTQPINLITAEAPPMYLATGTSDPIVRMQNTERFAQRLREQGVWVTTQFYEGFGHMEPVIAMGALWRWRMPVLEDMTNFFHQFGAFPSGVPYLAVAPEAPEMLPDAIAPMDQIITQLDAMFQKIEE
- a CDS encoding aldo/keto reductase; its protein translation is MDLKTLGRTDLKVTDICLGTMTWGSQNTEAEGHAQIARARDIGINFMDTAELYAVPGSVETSGWTEEIIGNWFQANGDRDSWILASKIGGGGSPHLRNGHRADGPSIREAVEASLKRLKTDYIDLYQIHWASRGSYNFDGSWTYQPHKQDTSDVLANLEDMLEALGDLVAQGKIRHIGVSNETSWGVMQYLAIAEAKGYPRLASIQNEYSLLRRQFDLDMAEVSHHEDVGLLAYSPLAAGLLTGKYFDGAMPKGSRKDYQKGFWRLNEHSERAAKEYHALAARHGLDPVQMSIAFCRSRPFMTSTIIGATSIEQLDHILAARELTLTAEVLAEIDAINRRYPRPI
- a CDS encoding mechanosensitive ion channel domain-containing protein: MRLLSRLLFVVFLTFSAPALAQEVAAPAVSTDQAAEELIRILEDDTARAALIERLKQTAPEAVEETPEVITDFSIARRLAEYTRSVAEGASGTVRALGGVFVNFQQAFSGALSADYAGLRELLINLVTVAIGLFGSFLILRLIANAIIARLAQRALNQRGFRRFGSIGMALLIDAVTVVLAWALGYILALNAGTYPNGQMGINQTLLLNAFLIVELSKLVIRTVLAPRFTALRLLPVGDDNAAYWSFWSSHILSLLGYTFLFISPMLTGIISVSAAAAVQVLVMATTITIGIIIVLQNKDDVRNWLAEVSARRNHDGLGRLVASVGHHWHVLAIAYLLALLVVWFANPDEALPFMLGATAQSLIAVAVGSLIITFISRFVTVGLRLPDDVRNRLPLLETRLQAFVPGVMTVVRWLVIGCILVSIGQIWGLFNFVDWIASDEGLYVAGSIVSAALIVLVAIILHVVVASWVEYRLNTQTGKMPTPREKTLLNLFKNAFSIALAIFGTMLALAQIGVNIAPLLAGAGVVGLAIGFGAQKLVQDIITGIFIQFENVMNEGDAVEVAGRSGVVEKLTIRSVTIRDMTGTIHLIPFSSVDQVSNMVRGFSFYVAEFEVAYDSDIEAVKKTMRDAFDGLMETDHSAVILDDLDLPGLIALTPASMKLRARIKTLAGKQWGPGRFYSETVKRLFAERGIRTPTPRVSYVPGASGLIEADPAAS